The proteins below come from a single Biomphalaria glabrata chromosome 10, xgBioGlab47.1, whole genome shotgun sequence genomic window:
- the LOC129928827 gene encoding uncharacterized protein LOC129928827, whose product MENRTKHNAVDWGEVGPLGSEGEPEGGAGVDQTEVAALRAQLEALKLACQRPLIISEQTKRVRQFSGRGTADEPTAEDFAREIREAWELRPYSAQEKVAVIMSNVSGPARKELDLQTSKTKSDPEALLETLLEAFAQTMPVREAEVVFLRSRQQIAESLRDFSHRLFSEHSVAVSQQRRERVECFSEARLRDQFVHGLNDSALRRELLRLVEEEPAITFIAVRNQALKWESQDRGNSQLQNQWCELVSSQLNRFGELLEALQHTPQANGQSSPYPDQPLPQTQTSHQVQWAVNRPTAPAGLIWAQTSRGFFPYAEDGAPVCINCWKSGHVANQCLELSQPETLIHSSAIGCSVNGLLPPVSENPPTIPKRQKLGKWCNFHNSRSHNLYECRSQPIHTIAALFPGYTNNPSSSGRNPQVEEEVLINGRRAKCLLDSGCSFDAIVSRSFVRPEDIMDVSVTLQSLDLDIPPKTVPLAKVHVKSRFVHSTITAAVLESSLYDIVLGSRFIKLEIPQNSTIKLPSVHLTASSRQGVRDTQDVFKSKHTIRDMTPSHLPINVSSQCREALQVARETVKSHPSELVSRSKLAISPQVNQVGQRANKQARRIHTCGASHLTQPGSTSRDGKFEACQSCKSRIDKFRRPYSFRRNKQCHQQQRLFGSPLTTALPSGSQTSMTDFSVLDYQMESPQHQLHSSYKEKPDRPPCRIQGSSTLQSGNIYGVQENGCSEKKLLFLFPETY is encoded by the coding sequence ATGGAGAACAGGACAAAACACAATGCAGTGGATTGGGGTGAGGTCGGTCCTTTGGGCAGCGAAGGAGAGCCAGAAGGAGGAGCAGGAGTGGACCAAACCGAAGTTGCTGCCCTCCGGGCTCAGTTAGAGGCCCTGAAACTGGCCTGCCAACGGCCTCTCATAATCTCGGAACAGACAAAGCGGGTACGCCAGTTCAGTGGTAGGGGCACTGCCGATGAGCCAACGGCTGAGGACTTTGCAAGGGAAATAAGAGAGGCATGGGAGCTCAGGCCTTATTCTGCACAGGAAAAGGTGGCAGTCATTATGAGCAATGTCAGCGGCCCCGCCAGGAAGGAGCTCGATTTGCAGACCTCAAAGACAAAGAGTGACCCAGAAGCCTTGTTGGAAACCCTCCTTGAGGCGTTTGCCCAGACTATGCCAGTGCGAGAAGCTGAGGTGGTCTTTCTGAGATCACGTCAACAGATAGCAGAGTCCCTTCGAGACTTCTCGCACAGGCTCTTCAGCGAACACTCGGTGGCGGTAAGCCAACAAAGGCGGGAGAGAGTTGAGTGCTTCAGTGAGGCAAGGCTGAGGGACCAATTCGTTCATGGGCTGAACGACTCTGCACTACGTAGGGAACTGCTGAGACTGGTGGAGGAGGAACCAGCAATAACATTCATTGCAGTTAGAAACCAGGCCCTCAAATGGGAAAGCCAGGACCGAGGAAACTCCCAACTACAAAACCAGTGGTGTGAACTGGTAAGTTCCCAATTGAACAGGTTTGGGGAGTTATTGGAGGCTTTACAGCACACTCCACAAGCAAATGGGCAGAGCAGCCCATACCCCGACCAGCCTCTCCCCCAAACACAGACAAGTCACCAAGTTCAGTGGGCAGTTAACCGCCCCACAGCACCTGCAGGACTGATTTGGGCGCAAACAAGTAGGGGATTCTTCCCATATGCTGAGGATGGAGCACCAGTCTGCATCAACTGCTGGAAGTCTGGACATGTGGCGAATCAATGTCTGGAATTGTCACAACCTGAAACTCTGATTCACTCAAGTGCTATTGGTTGTTCTGTCAATGGTCTATTGCCCCCTGTTTCAGAAAATCCACCCACAATACCTAAAAGGCAGAAGTTAGGAAAATGGTGTAATTTTCACAACAGCCgctcacacaatttgtatgaatgCAGATCACAGCCAATCCACACAATTGCTGCCCTTTTTCCTGGATACACAAACAACCCATCTTCATCTGGACGTAATCCGCAAGTTGAAGAGGAAGTGCTAATCAATGGACGTAGGGCTAAATGTCTATTAGACTCTGGCTGCTCTTTTGATGCTATTGTCAGTAGATCTTTTGTAAGACCTGAAGACATTATGGATGTATCAGTGACCCTTCAATCTCTTGACTTAGACATCCCACCCAAAACAGTACCTCTTGCTAAAGTGCATGTCAAGTCCCGTTTTGTCCATAGTACTATTACAGCTGCTGTTTTAGAATCCTCATTGTATGACATTGTACTTGGATCAAGATTTATAAAGCTGGAAATTCCCCAAAACTCCACTATTAAGTTGCCTTCAGTGCATCTAACCGCATCCTCTCGACAAGGAGTAAGAGACACCCAAGACGTTTTTAAATCCAAGCACACTATAAGAGATATGACGCCATCACACCTGCCTATTAATGTTAGCTCTCAATGTAGAGAGGCCCTGCAGGTTGCGAGAGAAACAGTCAAGTCTCACCCCTCCGAATTAGTTAGCAGGAGCAAACTTGCCATTTCACCTCAAGTCAACCAAGTAGGACAACGGGCCAATAAACAGGCTAGGCGCATTCACACCTGTGGTGCAAGTCACCTTACCCAACCAGGCTCTACATCCAGAGACGGAAAGTTTGAGGCTTGTCAGTCATGCAAGTCCCGGATTGATAAGTTCCGCAGACCATATTCATTCAGGAGAAACAAACAGTGCCACCAGCAACAGAGACTTTTTGGTTCACCCCTCACTACCGCACTACCATCAGGTTCCCAAACATCTATGACAGATTTTAGTGTCCTTGATTACCAGATGGAAAGCCCACAGCACCAGCTACATTCTTCATACAAAGAGAAACCTGATAGGCCACCCTGTAGAATCCAAGGTTCAAGTACACTACAGTCCGGAAACATATATGGTGTCCAAGAAAATGGCTGTTCTGAGAAGAAACTGTTGTTTCTGTTTCCAGAAACGTACTAG